The Malus domestica chromosome 08, GDT2T_hap1 genomic interval ATTTTGAACTAAATGTACCAATGTAGTGTATTCAACTCTAGGCTGCcacttatatgttggtttttcTACTTTACAGCAACATCTAATTTGATCTTATGTATTACATTTCAGGTAATAGTATGGCATGGTATTAAGGAAAGCTGCACGGCTAAGATGATTCAGCGGACCGCAAATTCTAGTCCTCACTATGGTATAGATAACGTAtttaaatgacttatttttaTTCTCttatctattttctgggaaaaattgaCTAAATCTTGCTTTCAGATGATATCATTTATTTGTAAACACAACATGGATGAAATTACGCTTACAGTATAATTGTAAATCTTTTGTTTGTTCATGTTGTGGGACAAGCTCTTGTGATTCTCAAAACTAGGGAAGCAGCACAAAAGATTGTTAGAGAATTGGATGAGGGCTGCCTATTGTTGTCAAATGGAAGGTTTGTAGTTGGATGATATTCTAGCACAGGCTCTATAGCGTACATCATTTTGCGATTTACTCTCATATATCTTGTTTTATTTCTCCTTGTTTATCTGTTCCACTCCCCATTAAATAACTTAGAACCCACCTTTTTTTGGTCATTTAACTATCGAGAAACCTCGGCACCAAAATGCACGGGAAATGGCACACACGCACCAACAAGGCAACAAGGCTCCTTACAAGCATCGATACGTATAAGAGAAATACAGGCGCATAAAGTTGTTATTGTTTGTTTCTGTTTAAATTTTCTTCTCATctacatatttttatattttattttcgtaTCCAGAGCAGAAAGAAGCCATATCAACTTCACATTGTTCCCAACCCAACATTATTGAATACGATATGACCATGGAATGGTGTCTACAACAAGAAGGATCAGATCTTTTTCGGAAGAACTTGTATAAGGTCTTTGAGATATTAAATCTCATTTTCAATTTATTGTATTGTGATGGATAATGCTATTAATGTTTCTTCGTGTTGTTTCCTTCGTCTACCTATCttaaatgattttgtttttgcttttcaaAACTTTGGTTTTAGCAACAAGGAAAGGAGTTGAGACAACTCAAAGCTAAACTTAAACGCAAAGATGCACTTAAGGCGAAATAAGCATTGTGGCTGGGTGAACTTGCTCCCATTGGTAAgttttacaacaaaaaaaaaaaagatctctACTTCCTCATTGAGTTACTTAATTCCGTTGCTCCTTGAATTTTTTCGGCCATCAATGATCGTTACGTCAGCTCTATGTACTGTGATTCAAATGAAGCTCTTCTCCTCTTTTGGAGCTTTGTGAAATTGTCAAGAATGATctagtttcatattttttttttatagacttGTGTGGAAGTGATTCATGAAAGTTCAATGCAAAGGTTTTAAAGGCTATGGGCCAGCATATGATGTGTATCTGTTCCTCTGTACAGTGTTTTGTAAAGTGTGTGCGATCTAGCACATTTAAGTTTCAGTTAAATACTTGCATCGTTCGTAGTCCTTTCCTTGAGTAAGAGAAACTCAAATCATGTATTTGCATGTTCTGTTTagtctactctctctctctctctcagtttaGTCTATTGACACAATCCTTTTTTCTTCCCCCAGTTTTATCATGGAAGAACTTATATGGCTGGGCCGTAATTCAGGGATTGGGCAATTTCATGGTTGCGCGGGTACAAGTATTTTGTTCAGGACTGGTTTCCAGGTGTTGTGAATCTCACCCGAGTCTTTGCCAGTAGGAAATAACTGGATGGTATGCTTCATATGAGCTCCATCACCGAAGAAAAATGTAAATTCCGTAGTATCATCTTCAGACAGGTGAATGACCATTTGTACAGTTATGATTTAGATTAAACAAGTGTTTTTTCATCTTAGTCGAAATTAACAGGCCGTGTTCAGTGTGTGTACAGTTATGATTTAGGTTaaacaagtttttttcatctcaaTCGAAATTAACAGGCCAAAATTCTCGTCGGCTCTTTCTAGTACACTATTTACCATTGAAAAGTTTTTCTTGGTGGGGTAACTGGTCAAATTCACTCTTTCTATGGGAGAAGGAACTTACATTTAAGGGGATGACAAGTATTTGTACTAAATTAATCACGTTACATCATATGAGAAAGTTAAAAGACATGATCACGAGATAGGTTTATGCATTGCCATTTTGCCATGCGGTTTTGTTGTTGATTTTggtatttataaaaattaaataggGAATTAGAGTGAAGGAATAAatcaagggagttttaacgaaaaatccatggtactgttcactttaacgaaaaatcacatttttacactaaaaagtcgaACGTGGtaccattcactttaccctttattttttttttatcattaaaactcaaaatttttaaaccattttcattagttttcctataaaccAAGCCTTGCCTTTTGATTTAATTTATGATACTTTTCTATTGGATTTGACATTCCTCCCAGCCAAAGCAACAAGGCGTTGAACAGTTGAAACACGCAAAAAGTTGTCTACTTTCGCTGTTCCATggcaaaaatatatttaaaattttagattAATAACACCTGAATTTTTTCTACTTTTGCGCAATTCAAAATTTACGATTTTACAATTTAGCACTCTGGTTAGGGCTCGTCCGATAAACGTATATTCTTTATACAAGCGATAGTGGAAGGGAGAAATCGACCCTGGATATCGAGTGCAACACGACATGTTCTTGGCCATTGTGTTGCAAAAGACTTACaaccagtggcgaagccacagCAGGACAAGGAGGTGTGGCTGCACCTGTCGTTGTCAGAAAATCCCTATGAAGAGCGAGGAATCTACCCCTTTGGACTTGCACGTTCAGCGAAATGCTTAAATGAACGGAGACGGCGAGTATGCCGTCAGGGAGCTCGGGAAAGTCAAGCTTCTCCCCGCCGTGAACGGTGATCAAATGGGGCAAGGATTGGGTGGTTCTTGTTCAGGAGACTAAGATGAGTTGAATGGGGTGGTTGCCGAGATAGTATTTGCCATAAAATTCACCTAGAAAATCTACAGAAAACTGGGTCGGTACTCAGGTAACCAAGTCATCGGGTTGGTCTTTCTAGAAATGGTAAGTTTGCTCCAGGTTTGTTGGAGCTCCTAGCTATATACTGAACGTCCAATTTGTCCCTATCTTTGCTCACTTATTTCTCTTTCGTTACAACTTCGTTTTGCAAACGGATTTACCTACACATGTGGAGTTGAGCTCTATTCGAAAATACTAAGAGTAACCTTGAAAGGTCTACAGATTTTTAATGATTAATTACAAAAAATTGAACTTCGTAACTTGCCAACTAAAATTCTAAAATTAACGTTAATAATAGTACTTTCCTGAAAATACGAATTTTAATAATGAAATCTGGAGACAAAATTTCACATTTAGCCTTTTAGTTTCGCCACTACTTGTAACACACACGTGTTTATGAGGCTCTTTTCCCTTAAAAAGCTTAGTCATTTCTTCTATTTGCTTTCAAACTCGTGTGAGTGTGTAccattttcgttaaaaaaatGATGAGGATTCCCTTTAAAAGGGACTTGTGCATTAAGTGGATAGAGGTGCCGAATTGCAAAACTGTGAAAAACTGAAAACATTTGAACACAATGTATGAGTACAAACTCATTAGGCGCATGACATGAGTACAAACTCAAAAGTTTTTGTTGGAGGAGGCCACAGTAATACCACCTTTTACCTAATTCACCGGCCAACGTTTATTCCATTCACACCaagtaatttttaatttattttttacatgAAGTAAGTAATTAGGTAGGTAATAATCTGTTTACCACTTAACTCACTTATCAACAAGTACGACGTCGTATCAACTGCCTCAAAATGTGTGACCGTTAGTTTTTAAAATCATAACTACGGACACCTCGTGTAGACGTTAATGGAGATGGACTGTCTACACTCCCTTTCCCATACCTCCTTCTTATGTCTtaaatcacgttaatattttatattaattttttttataaaaataataaaataaaaattaaatattaacatgacttaatcgtgaccgtataaaatagaaaaatataaaaaatgtatGAAGAGGGAAggcagacaatccatctccGACGTTAATTCCTCCGTTCCgtcttctctctccctcctctccctctctctctctctctctctgctcacTCTGTACCAGTTTTGGTAGCACTCACTctcttttcatttcatttcgttGCCCTCCTCGTCCATTggaacactttctctctcaaaagTGAAAACCCGAAACAAGCCCGTCTTCGCCTCAAATATCTCTGATCTACCAGAGCTCCCGAAACCCAGCTCCAACAAGCTTCACTCTGCGGTATCCATGGAAGCGGCGCCGTCTTAGCCGTACCCAGAAGCTCCAAACGCAAAGCCCACATGTTGTTTCTCGTATTTTTTCCAACCTTTTGCTCTTAAATGTCAAAAAGTCCAAAACTTTGAGCATTTTTTAGTCGTATTTTTCTCAAGACACCCACAAAAGAATGGGGTGCGCCCAATCGAGAATCGACAACGAGGAATCTGTGTCGCGATGCAAGGAACGGAGAAACCTGATGAAAGaggcggtggtggcccggaacgcCTTCGCTTCCGGTCATTCCGGCTACGCCGTGTCCTTGAAGAACGCCGGCGCTGCGTTGAGTGATTATGGCCATGGAGAAACCCAAGTGACCCAAGAGATGGAAATTCTTCACTGCCAACACCGGCCGATTGACCCTGCATCTGAGCCGCCGCCCCATTTGGAGAATTTGAACCTTCCACCGCCTCCGCCGCCTTTGCCCACTTTTACTCCGAGTCCGATCAAGCGGGCCATCAGCATGCCGGCGATGAGCGCTGAGGCTCGAAAAATGGGGGGGCGGAGAGTTGGGCTGGCCATTGccgaggaggatgaggaagaagaagaagaccatGAACATGGTGAGGATGAGAGCCATAAAGGATTTCAGAGGAGATCGAGAAATGGGGCTTCGGAGACGACGTCGTCGCCACCGCCGAGGACGCCGGAGATGAAGGCGGTGCCGCCAATGCCGGAGTCGAAGGGCATGGCTTGGGACTATTTCTTTATGGTGGATAACATGCCGGGACCTTCTTTGAGTGAGAATGAAGAAGCTGAGGAATTTGGTGAAGATGAGAATATGGGGATtggtggcggcggcggcggtgATGTGGATGATGGGGTTGAACCTAAGACTCCGGAAAAAGTGGAGGATATTGAGGAGAAGCCGGAGGAGGAGACTCCGGTGAAGGTGGCAATTGAGCATTCGAAGACTGCACCACCGGAGTTCAGTAGGAGAGTAGCTAATGTGATTCCTGGTGTGACTTTGATGGACATATTGAATAAGATTGATGATCATTTCTTGAAGGCCTCCGAGAGTGCTCAGGAGGTTTCCAAGATGCTCGAGGCCACTCGGTTGCATTATCACTCGAATTTCGCAGATAATCGAGGTATACGAGTCTTTGTATTTGCTTTAAGATCAAGTTCTTTGTATGATGTGCTTTTATTGTTCTGTTTCTTAGGTGTGATGCAATGGTTATGTTGCTCTTAAAAGTTTGAAagagaccttttttttttcgctCAAAAGCTTGGGCTTTAGCATttaaatatcaaaataaaaaatctttggTATTCAAACTACCTTTTGGTAATCTGATGTCAACCAAAGATGTTTACACTTTCTGAAAGGTTGATGTCAACCAAAAAGCTTTAGTTG includes:
- the LOC103441187 gene encoding protein ANTI-SILENCING 1-like; this translates as MQTAHEQGTLVLLQNLDPAYTSAQVEVIVWHGIKESCTAKMIQRTANSSPHYALVILKTREAAQKIVRELDEGCLLLSNGRAERSHINFTLFPTQHY